Proteins encoded together in one Aminipila butyrica window:
- a CDS encoding class I SAM-dependent methyltransferase: MAGNKEKSKNAFNQQAATYDEDIKGQHARNLYPTLLAKLSGVDFHTILDLGCGTGAVMQAILQDFPDTRVYGIDISENMLQKAKEKLTDKASLILGDSEHLPYENEMFEVVYCNDSFHHYPAPEKVAAEVYRVLKPKGTFIISDCWQPFFSRIIMNAFMGFSNEGDVKIYSKRKICDLLELCFQQVVWQKVDHTSFIVSAKK; this comes from the coding sequence ATGGCAGGAAATAAAGAAAAATCAAAAAATGCGTTTAATCAGCAAGCGGCTACCTATGACGAAGATATCAAAGGACAACACGCGAGAAATCTATATCCAACGTTATTGGCGAAGCTGTCCGGTGTTGATTTCCACACGATTTTAGATTTAGGCTGTGGGACTGGAGCTGTTATGCAGGCCATTTTGCAAGATTTTCCTGATACACGTGTCTATGGAATTGATATTTCTGAAAACATGCTGCAAAAGGCGAAGGAGAAATTAACGGATAAAGCATCCCTGATCTTAGGGGATTCGGAACATCTGCCCTACGAAAATGAAATGTTTGAAGTGGTTTATTGCAATGACTCTTTTCATCATTACCCAGCGCCTGAAAAGGTGGCGGCAGAAGTTTATCGAGTGTTGAAACCGAAAGGGACCTTTATCATAAGTGATTGCTGGCAACCGTTTTTTAGCAGGATCATTATGAACGCATTTATGGGGTTTAGCAATGAGGGTGATGTCAAAATATATTCAAAACGAAAGATCTGTGATTTATTAGAGCTCTGTTTTCAGCAGGTCGTATGGCAAAAAGTAGATCATACTTCCTTCATTGTTTCTGCAAAAAAATAA